TGTAATGTCTTGATGAAGatgcaataaaataaaatactaattttgCACGAGTTTAACTCTTGATTCTCATTGAATTTCTAGATAGTCATTCATCTTCTTTATTGATTGCATATGGCCATTAAATTTCTGGACAGTCATTGCTTTAACACACTATCAAAACAAGCTCTTTTAAGTGTGAGTTCTTCCATTGTTTCTAGAAGTTTTGTTACAGGGCCACACACAAAAGTGGTGATGCATGCTTGGTATAACCTCACGCAATGTTAGGATCAGACCCTGCAAGGTAACAAATTAGTCATTCAATATATGTTACCGTTAAATTgtgtttattaatttaatttagaatagtcttttaattttttgttattaatgcAAAATAGTCCTTTAAATTgtgtttattaatttaaaattatccttAAAATCATATATCGTATTTCTAATTTAACCTTATAACCTATAGGTTACCATAGTTGTTAACTAGCTCCTATACTCCAACTTTTTCTTTccaaattatatataatgatcaCTCACGTTATGATGtcataaaaataatagttaacCATTATTAAATGGTTTGATATGCTTGACGAAACTACTTCACATATGATTGCATTATATCTTTTTCACATTCAGATTTTTGCAGATGAATAATTACCAAATATATATGCCTTCACTCCTCATAGCTTTGAGATCGAATATTCTTTttccaaatttctaatttaCAGCGGCATATATTTCAACTCCATTTGTGTTACCTATTCATAAATTTCGTTCATTTCAGGGCTCATATCCTTTGGAACCTTCGATCTTGTTAATGGCAATAAGATATGCGCTTATCCTACTAATTAACATCACGTTGGACCTTTTTGCTTTATCTGGAGAAGTTTTTTAATACTGATGTTAATGGTATTAGTTAGTtatcaatatttaaaagtatataataaaatatgtttttGGATCAATTTAATTTCTATGCATGCATGTAACTCTTTTACACCAAAGATGTTGGATGCAGAATTTTATTGTGATAATATCTGATTAgatgttaattttaaaattatttatactgACAGTACAAAAAAAGTATACTATGTTGTGCGACATCACTTAGGTTTCACTAAAATTCAAGATAATTCATTAATAATGAAAAGTGAGAACTACATGAGTAGAGAGAGTTCTCTACTTCTCTTGTTGTGTGACAAAGATCAAAAGAGTGTTAAACATAAAATTcctaaaacaactaaaaagaaaagaaaaaataaaatcataaaccaaTAATAAATAGCATCTGAATTTATTTGTTCATCCCAGTTGCATCCTTCACAGCTTCAGCAGCTCCTTGGGCCTTTGCCTTCATCTGCTGACCAGccttcaaaaaataaaagagcatatTTACTCccaacaagaaaaaaaaaaaaaaaacagaaaaatgttttggaaaagtatagggtagccaacttctgccaactcttatttatatttgtgttttATGGAAGTGTGTTCGTAGATGTGTCtagtaattaatatattttaaatacatatataaagagacatatctagaaaatatatttataaagacacttctattaaacacagttattagacacatccacgaacaatacaattataaataagagttggcagaagttgGCAGATATGTTGTTGGTAACGTAGCGGAACCGAaatgtttttattgttttaactattttcaaataaaattttgaaaagaaaaaaaataaaaatttaaaaatcgtTTCTCAAACCAAACAAATATTAAATCAATGATGATAatcactaatttaaaaaaaaatttaattttaccATTCTTTTAAATAACCATTCACGCAATCAATATAAAAAgtagttatttttgttaatatgaTATGATGTGATTGGATATATGTATAAAACGGTTTTACGGTCAAAattaaattgttaaaaaatagtGACCATCTTTCATCCATGTATATATATTTCAACTCTTATATATTGTCAAATTTAAAATGAGTAGAACCTCTTGCATGGATTCCTTAGCAGACTGAGCAGAATCGGAAGCCCTGTCTATCATGTTCTCACACTTTTCCTGTATGTAATACAAAAGATCTAAgagtgaaaaacaataattttCATAGAATTAGTACTAGTGGTCCAACACAAAGTTTAGTAATTTTTCAagaatatgtatatatataaaatcaatttgataaataatacaatcaattctataaataatataatataattagatttatatttataattaaaatacaaataaaagtataaaaatacaGTGGTAGAAAGatttgtatttataaaaaattgattatactattataaaaatatttcattattattcTGTGAAAATTTTGGTTATTTTACTAGTTAATTACTTtattaaaaaatgtaaaatatataaatatttatccATACACAACAATAATATGTGTGTGACAAGTGATTTGGATTTGGATAATTTCACTTTAaagagtaaagtgtgatttcTCACCATTGATTTTATAGGTGtgaccaaaaataaatatgaaagagaaactattcaaagatagaagatcacactttactctctaaagtgaaattcaaattttagaggatccaaatcctttagtttttataagatttttttGTTGCCTACGGCATACTCCAGTTCGCCCAGACAAAAATTAATCCATCGTAGATCTGAGTTCTATTTAAAGATTTGTCGTTCGCCAATAGATTGCTGTATGCACGAGTTGCCGGGATTCAAATTCTCGACACTTGTTTAAACAGACAAATAACATTACCACTCGACTAacccaaattaattttttataagattaattaaaagggaaaaataaaataacctGAGCTTGGCCCTTGGCCTGTCCAGCATTGAAAGCTGCCCTGTTGGAGTCCATAATTCCTTCaacaatatataaattaattaacaatcaagtgaaattgGAAAGCAAGACTTGTATGGGTTGAGATGAAGGTAATAATATTCTGCATTTGGTTGATATTTATAGAGGGTTTTCATTGGCTTTCAAGGGTACACGTGGCATCATACCATTTTCTTTTAGAGACTCTTGTATTTGTTCATATGGCTAGATCGGTTGACCAGGATGTATGTGAAGGAGAACCTGCTATTTTAAGGATACATGATTTTCTAGCCACAAACAAAACTAGTATTCATTATTCACCAATATATTACAACCATTGTTTTGTATTACTAACTCCATAGTATGCTCATCTAATATATCTTTCATAGATTAATTGATGGTAACAATAATAATTCATCACACATTAATTGATGTGGTGTTTGTTGACTTTTTCAACCCAATATTTCAACCATAACATCAGATTTTATAAATAACTCATATTTGAAGATATTCACGGTTAAAATAAATAGGTTTCATTAGttttaggaaaaaaaaagataaataggCCTTTGACCTTTTGATTTATAAACATTTAAATTTCtcagaatttgaaaatatatttaaatcatTGGCCTTCTCAAAATCTGGATATATCGATTCTTGGGTCTAATTTGTCTCATTTTAAAAACTCTTTCACGTGTACATCGGTATATCAACCAGGTCAGTACAATGGAAGCCACGTTTGATTTTTCCGTTGGGTCTGATAGATCCAAATGAACAGAGGGATCGATTTGTCTAGATTTTGAGAATGTCAaagatttaaatatattttcaaatctttgaAGACTTAAATGTCTTTggatcaaaaaataaaaatttatttgtccatttctcttaattttatttaCCAGAGacttacttattttatttaattatggatatacaattttttttctgaatatatgtataaatatgaattgttttgttttgttggATTTGTATTAATCTAAAAACTTTTCTTTAAGTCTTACTTTATTAATAGACAATAGGGAACGAAAATAAACTAGaaaatagataaacataaaTGAAAGCAATGATGATATCATTAAAGTTTTACATTGCATCACATCATTTATTCAAGGTGAACACAAAAACAGTCTAATAATATCTTTTGAGGAAGCTTTTGAACCATTTTGCAGAAAGCTTATTATATCTCTTCTGACCATTTTTGTAATCCACATAATTTAGTCCAAATCTCACAGTGTAACCTGCACTCCATTCAAAGTTGTCCAGCAATGACCATGCAAAGTATCCTTTCACATTTGCACCATCCCTTACAAATCAAAATGGTAAAGTTTAACAGATACTTCAAAAAGAttgaataaatatataattatatataatgagaAGCAATAATAACTTACTTAATAGCATGTTGAAGATAAAAGAGATGACGATAATAAAAATCAACCCTGAAGGTATCTAAAAGTGCCTCCTCAAGTGAAAGTGTTGGATCATTGTACTCATCAATACCTACAATTTCAACTCTGCTATGATTCATAGAACAAATTAAAACATGTAATGCAATAATGTTATAATGTAACTTTATTTTTACCATTTTCTGTGATATAAATCAAGGGGTTGTTGTACTTTTTCTTGGTGTGAATCAATAGTTCTCGAATTCCTTTTGGATAAACATATAACCAAGTTGAAGCAGCCTGCACATAAATATGATCATGTCAATCTTATGTTACagaaaacaaaacatataataagttacaaattaaatttgattttgcTACACATATACATACCCTTGGACCTATAGGAACACCATTGCGTTCAGCTGccattattataaaaaaaattaacacccCATTAGGAAagtctaacatatatatattgagattaattgaaagataaagaaaagTGTCTTTACTTGCAAAATTGACATGAGAATCAGTGGCATAATTTGGTTTTGCAGACAATAGTTTAGGTGCATTGGAAGCATAGTTGGTGGTGTAATAGTTCAATCCAATGAAATCATATGAATGTATGAGTTGCTTAGATTGCTCTTTAGAGAACTTAGGCAATCTACTTCCAACTATAGATTTCATGCTTTCTGGATAATCTCCTCTTGTCAAAGGTTCCATAAACCtatataaaattacaaataactCTTTTACTTAGATTCTaagaaaaaaatcaataatttaaaAGCAGGGGTATTAGTATTAGTATTAgtattagaattaggattagtaCTTACCATCCATACATAAAGTCAAGTGATCTTTCAGCAGCAGTTATATCAAGTGGACTATTTGAAAATGGCATAAACCAATGAGACACCAAGGTTATGCCTATGGAGCCTTTTTGAGATGCCTGCATTTGTCAAACAGAATATATCTTTCAAATATGGCAAAAATTTGATAATTGTTTCAAACTTGTAAGGCTAAAAATGAACCTGATATTTGGTCTTGTAGAGTTTCACAGCAGCTGCATGAGCAAGAAGTTGATGGTGTGCAACCACATAAGGTTCTGTTCCTGAATCGCCACCGGTGCAGTTTTGGTTCAACCATTTGGAACATCTACCTGGTGCCTTCACACCAGTTGCATAGCCACCTTGGCTATAAGTATATGGTTGATTAAAAGTTATCCAATGTTTCACTTTGTCTCCAAATGCTTTGAAGCAAACATCCACATAATCTTGATAATCATTTCTagaataataatgataattagTCACATTATGAGTCAAATAAATCTGCATAGTATATAGTATCTTTGATTCTTTGTGAATGTTGAAACTTTACAGTACTCACACAATGCGAGGACTTAAGAAGCCACCATACTCATCCTCCAAAGCTTGTGGAAGATCCCAATGGAAAAGAGTAACAAATGGTTTTATGCCTgcaaaacagaaagaaaattgttagggaaaattaaaaagaagttGGATggaattattttgatgatgacCTTTAGAGAGTAGCTCATTGAAGAGGCTGTTGTAATGATCAATTCCTTCTTGGTTTATGCCTCCACTAAGCTTTCCTTCTGTTTGTGGCAAATGTGAAATGGTTAATCAATGCAAAAGagtaattaattactaattactaattaattaactaactaactaaatgTAAGGTATTTATTAATCGATGGAAATTCAGGTGCAGTTAATTTCATGTAAAGTTAAAGTTAACTGATTTGACAGGTTTGACTAAATTGTCATCTAACGACTCTgaactatcaacttcacatgaagttaaCTACGATGACTCACTTGGGAGTATCCTAGGCCAAGAAATGGATAATCTGTAAGCATCTAGATTCAAATCCTTCATGATCCCAACATCTTCCTTATAGTGGTGATATTGATCATTTGCAACATCTCCATTGCTTCTATCTTCTATCTTTTCTGCATGTTGTTTCCAcagtaaattaattatatacttAGTAAAGTAATTAAGTATGTAAAATTACAGACTAACAATATATATCTTCAACATACACAAGAAGATTATTATACATATAACCTTGTCCTTTTTCATTGAATAGGAAAGAAAAAAATCTAGTAATGAACAGAGAGAGAAACAGAGTTGTTAAATTACCTGGGTATTTATGGGTGAAGGTATCCCAAATACTTAAGCCTTTACCACCTTCAAAAGCAGCACCTTCATACTGTAAAATATAacgttattattattattattattatgagtaACTTAATTGGACAACATTACTTGTAATTTAGAACATTTTAGACTATTGTTTTTGGAGGAATTTAATTACTTGTTGGAAAAAGGCATAATATATAGATAGTTTAACTATTGAACCATAGCTACACATTtcaataaattacaaaaatgatcTGAGTTGGCATTATTTGAGTTAACTAAATATGAATTTTGATCCCATAAGAACCTGGTAGGATGCAGATGAAGCTCCAAAGATGAAACCTGGTGGGAAGCTGCTTCTGTTGAGTGAAGAAACATCAAGAATGGGGGAAACCGGTGGAGCTACTTTTGCAGTAGAAGATGAAGTGGTTAAAAGAGCAAAGAAGACAACAAGTAAAACGTTGTCCAATTCCATAACTATGTATGTGTGTGATTATTAAGGTTCTACCTTTATATAATCAATAATGGAAGTGGTGGATCACCCTCGTCACTAGCCTGGAAGTGAGTCAAGTCGACTCATGAACTAGTTCGAGTTCGTTAATAGCTTGATAAATTGAACTCGTAAATTAATGAGATGAGCTTAACTTGAAAttgagttcataaattaaatgagccGAGAAACTCAGTTCATTAATTTGTAAGTAGactcgattatatatatatatatatatatatatatatatatgtttttaattatttaaaattttatagtcattttttatacataattttgatgtaagaataaataaaaaatttataattgatatataaataatatataaaatcaatattttttattaatatttttaatatatataagttataatttagtgatataaaattatagattatgtTCCTATTATTTAAGTTAATTCATGAGTTTGAACCAACTCTTAAATTTTCCGTGAATCAAATTTAAGTTTGGTCTAACTCAGCTTAATTCTGAACTTACTCGTCACATTCACACCATCTTGGTGACGTCAAAACTAAAAACAGGTCTTATCAAgggaaaaaaaaacaatatatagaaaagtgaaaaatataataatccACTTTTATACTTCAATTCCATACACAAAGAGATTTATATAATTTACATTAAACTATATTTAATCCATCTATTATCAAGTGAGAAAAGCCTTAAGACAATGTAGTATAACTAATTGAATTAGTTCATGATTATAATTGAATTAGCTCATGTTGTTAAGGATTAGTGCCCCACGTTATCATAAAAAATCCTTAAAAAGCCAAACAAATTGCTCCAGCTGTTCGTTCAGCTTGATCACATTTATGGAACTTGGAAGAGCACCAgggtctatatatatatatatatatatatatatatatatatcagcttttctttttaataatttatgtgATTCACGCTGCTTGGAGAATCCtttcttaattattataataCTGTATTAGATGTCAGACTTTATGTGATTCACGTTTACTTTCATTTGATGcacttttatatattatgttttttaGTGAAGTTGAAATTATTCATTCATAACCAAAGGAGAATGGAGATGTTCTTCCATGAATACAATTTTAACACTTCTACACTTTTAGATACTTACgttaaaaaatatgaaacttatcaaatttatttaagatatactttaatattattatttttgtgagtatatatgtatataaatactaaatagtTAGAATTTCATTCATGTGGTGATGGACTGGTGGTAACCCACATCTACATAATGTTGGAAAATATCAATCTACATATGCTCACCATGTATATTCAAAATCGGCtttaaattagaataaacattaaaatataaatatatattaaaaataaggtTAAATACGATTTTAATCTCTAAGATATAgatcgaaaatttttttttaacttctttttacgtataaaattatctctaaggtttaaaaaaattttaaaatctttttttttacttaaatattaaaattttatatcaaattactcataacaaaaaaattataaaaaaaagagaatgttTCTACTCTTATGaaaaaagaagggaagaagaagaagaaactgTTCAAAATCTACTTCTGTCTTTGCTTCACCTCCACCTCCGTACAATTTTAGTCTGAAGGTAAAGACGATTTCAAAATCAAGTTAAACTTTAGAGATaattttgtatgcaaaaaaaaaattaaagatgaaataAACTTTTAGACTATATCTTAAAGACTAAATCATGATTAATccttataatatatatatatatatatattaattgattTAGTAGATAATTTTGAGTGTGTTatggtattttttattatatccaTATATATAAATTCATGGTTAAAATTTCTTCCTCCGTTTTTGtgaactaaaaatcaaaattatttatttttaccgATTGAATGAAGAGTGATATAGTTATATagtttcaatatatatatatagctataGGAGGATCTTAATGGATTATCGTACTAATAATTGCTTTACTTTGTAGGCTTTGAAGTTTTACTTTTCTATGTGTATCGTTAGTTTGTACCCATATGTCTTTTATAtgtctattttaatttaatcttttttgAATTAAAAGTTTAATTCCGTCTATATACACTACTGTTATTAGAATGTTAGTTTATTGGAATATCATAATAATTGCgttacaacaacaacaataatataataaataaacaaattgaaaagataCATCTACATATCACTAGAATTATGATATATAGTCATTCAAGGTTTACATAATATTGTTTATTGGAATCACTAGAATTGTAATGTTAATGTAAgtctattattatattttgtgaGAAAGTTCTTGAACCATTTTGCAGACATTTTATAATGTCTTTTCGAACCATTGTTATAATCCACAAAAATTGATCCAAATCTTGATGTGTATCCTGAATTCCATTCAAAGTTGTCCAATAATGACCATGCAAAATATCCTTTTACATTTACGCCATccctaaaaaaaaaattgaaaacaaaattagaGAATTTTAAAAGGAAATTAATGAACTATATGTATAAGAAATTACTAACCTTATTGCAGAGTTGACATAAAATAGATGATCACgataataattaattctaaaagtATCATTAAGAGCTTCTTCAAGTGATAGTGTTGGATCattgaactcatctactcctaTAAATTAATTAAGTGACCAAAacaattaagaataaaaaaaggataattttttaaagtaacaaaaatattaagttttttttatcttaCCATTTTCAGTGATATAAATCAAAGGGTTGTTATATTTTTCCTTGGTGTAAAGTAATAGTTGTTGAATTCCTTTTGGATATACATATAACCATTTGGAAGCAGCctacaaaaattataaatatatataatgctaggtataataataaaatataataaataatatgtagcttttttcaattatttgatGCAACTGTAACTATATATAATACACACCCTTGGCCCTATGGGAACTCCATTGCGTTCAGCTgccattaaaaaaaaattaaagaaaaaaaataagtagTGACATTAATAACGATAATGATGAtaggaaaacaaaaaaaaattaaaatttcttttatttaatttttattaattattataataattaataataaataaataaataaataaataaataataaaaactaaataaaataaattttaattatttttggataatttatttttgttataaaatattttggcaTTAGTAAACTGCACATATATGGTAAGCTATGATGTATAGATACTGACACACTAGACAAGACAAGACACGAGACACGCTGATAcgtgaattttaaatatatctggagaagaattttttattttttattaagatacgGTTGGACACGACAGATACGCGTGTCAGATGAGTGTCGGTAAATGTCGTGTTCAAAATGTGTCTGACACACAGACACGACAACTCAGCAAAGTGTCCGTACTTCATAGATAGTAAATAATTAGATATGAAAAAAATGTTTGCTTACTTGTAAGATTGGCATGAGAATCAGTGATGAAATTGGGTTTGGCATTTGTGAGGTCAAGTGAGTACGCAGCATAGTAAGTGGTATAATAATTTATCCCAATAAAATCATATGAACCTTTGACTATTTTAACTTCCTCTGCTGAGAATTTAGGCAATCTACTCCCAACTAAGGATTTCATGCTTTCAGGATAATCCCCTTTTGTTAATGGTTCTATAAACCTGTAGTATATAGTAGGGGTgggcattaaaaaaaaaaattaaaatgtggttaatcaattaaaaaatcatcaccatattttaattaactaatttaataaaataattttaaaaattatatctatattttttaaaattggttaaccaaaattaaatgtaaaaaaaatcaatttttaactgattaactaaaactaaaatcaaatttaaaaaaaattaatttcaattttttatattaaataaaaattcaattttaattttttttttagaaaattggttttttttatccaaaatccagttttattttctaaaaccaatttttttattcaaaaactagttatttttttaaaaattggtttttatttttataactagtttttaaattttataaccagttaataactaattttatcatataaaactaatttaattaattaatctagATTAAATCTTTAGTTAActaaaaaacaaatttaatttttggattACCCAAATTATATACAGTCCTAGTATATAACAATATTTGCCTAAGAACAACCTAAGATAGAGGAATAAAAAGCACCcatatttgtttatttattcaGAACCCACCCTCTTTTTAGAGGCTTAGTAGGGACAAACAGGCTTGGTAATAAATTCATGAACTAATTAATAAGTATATTTACTTAATTAAACCAATAAATGAACTAATCACTAAATACATGATAGTAATTactaaattcaattcaattcaaataatTATTGGCTCTAGAAAACGATTCAATTTTCCATGTAAAGTTGATTAATGAGTATATTTACCATCCGAACATAAAATCAATTGCTCTCTGGGCAGCAACTTGGTCAAGTGTGCTATTTGAAGTTGGCAGAAACCAATTAGACACCAAAGTTATGCCTATCACACCCTTTTGAGATTCCTGCTAATAATAATACcatacaattatttattttgaaaatttagacTAATAAAACgatataattaaatttctaacacGTTCTTTTATAAAAGGGcctatttcttttaatttatatcaattttttggataattttttttatttgtcttatattataaaattttttagacaAACAAAAACCAAACTTACAAATATTTTGATGATAGAAACATTGATATCGTATTATAAAATTAGGGTGATATATAAATAGTtataattataacaaataattattattcCATCTTAACTGGTTGAATAATAAATCAGCGGTGATGatatataatcaaattattttaGTAACCAAGTTGGCCCGTTTGAAAATTTTagaattaactttttttaacttttaacttatgaaaagtagtagtattaatgtcgagtgtaatttttaaaatcaaattacaactttttaagaaattatttaggagcttatagagaagttaaaaaaatgacttTTTTCATAATACTTCTACTTttcattatatttatataaaataagcacttttagagttaaaaatctaaacacaaaataacttatttataagttacttttaatagaatcatttattgtttaatttattttatcaaaaaaaatttaattaagttggtTATCCAAACTAGATTAGTCTAATAAGTTATTAccataataataaaaatctatcgaagaaaagaaggagacgcataagaagaaggagaaaaacaacttagttaaatttgtttataaaaataacttgttcatatatgatttttttaagatattttttaataattaaaatttaatacatataatcaattaaattgttttttttttgttaaaattagatTAGATAAATTGATTTAGTTGAAAAATTGATAAATCAAACATTGAactggtctaaattaatattttgttttataaaaaatgactacaataattttattataaaaaatgactaaaatactcctattatatatgtatgtatgtattaattttaagaatcctaaatcctaattttatGACGACACAGAAAGAAGAGAAGTGTTAAGATTTAAGGTTctcaaaattatataataataataatattattattattattttagtcattttttataataaaaatattatacttattttttataaaaaaaatattaatttaaattagtttaaGGTGTAATTTACTGATTTTTTAGCCAAATCAatttgtttgatttaattttgacaaaaataacactatttaattattatatatattaaattttatttactaaacaatatttaaaaaaaaaatacgtTTTAAGCGTCCTTATATAAATAACTCCGAGTTAAATTtgtttacaaaaataacttgttCACCTATGGTTTCTGTATATAATGGAGTACCTGATATTTTGTCTTGTAGAGTTGCACAACAGAAGCATGAGAAAGAAGTTGATAATGTGAAACCAAATAGGGTTCAGTAGCAGAATCACCAGCACCACAATTTGGATTCACCCATTTTGAACATCTACCAGGTGCATACATACCCCTTGCATATCCACCTTGGCTATATGACCATGGTTCATTCAATGTTATCCAATGTTTCACTCTATCTCCAAATTCCTTAAAGCAAACCTCCGCATAATCTCGAAAATCATCTCTAAaaacaaattataataattatatcaTAGCTTAATTGCTTTATTATTTTGGgtgaaaattattttattttttaattatagcACTTACACAATGTTAGGACGTAAGAAGCCACCATACTCTTCTTCCAATGTCTGGGGAAGATCCCAATGAAAAAGAGTTATAAATGGTTTTAGACCTGCACAAATATAATTTCATTGAGATTATTATTCATAGATATATATAGATcgttacaaaaataaaaag
This sequence is a window from Arachis stenosperma cultivar V10309 chromosome 10, arast.V10309.gnm1.PFL2, whole genome shotgun sequence. Protein-coding genes within it:
- the LOC130956245 gene encoding beta-glucosidase 12-like gives rise to the protein MELDNVLLVVFFALLTTSSSTAKVAPPVSPILDVSSLNRSSFPPGFIFGASSASYQYEGAAFEGGKGLSIWDTFTHKYPEKIEDRSNGDVANDQYHHYKEDVGIMKDLNLDAYRLSISWPRILPKGKLSGGINQEGIDHYNSLFNELLSKGIKPFVTLFHWDLPQALEDEYGGFLSPRIVNDYQDYVDVCFKAFGDKVKHWITFNQPYTYSQGGYATGVKAPGRCSKWLNQNCTGGDSGTEPYVVAHHQLLAHAAAVKLYKTKYQASQKGSIGITLVSHWFMPFSNSPLDITAAERSLDFMYGWFMEPLTRGDYPESMKSIVGSRLPKFSKEQSKQLIHSYDFIGLNYYTTNYASNAPKLLSAKPNYATDSHVNFATERNGVPIGPRAASTWLYVYPKGIRELLIHTKKKYNNPLIYITENGIDEYNDPTLSLEEALLDTFRVDFYYRHLFYLQHAIKDGANVKGYFAWSLLDNFEWSAGYTVRFGLNYVDYKNGQKRYNKLSAKWFKSFLKRYY
- the LOC130957724 gene encoding beta-glucosidase 12-like, encoding MKDMNLDAYRFSISWSRILPKGKLSGGINQEGIKYYNNLIDELLSNGLKPFITLFHWDLPQTLEEEYGGFLRPNIVDDFRDYAEVCFKEFGDRVKHWITLNEPWSYSQGGYARGMYAPGRCSKWVNPNCGAGDSATEPYLVSHYQLLSHASVVQLYKTKYQESQKGVIGITLVSNWFLPTSNSTLDQVAAQRAIDFMFGWFIEPLTKGDYPESMKSLVGSRLPKFSAEEVKIVKGSYDFIGINYYTTYYAAYSLDLTNAKPNFITDSHANLTTERNGVPIGPRAASKWLYVYPKGIQQLLLYTKEKYNNPLIYITENGVDEFNDPTLSLEEALNDTFRINYYRDHLFYVNSAIRDGVNVKGYFAWSLLDNFEWNSGYTSRFGSIFVDYNNGSKRHYKMSAKWFKNFLTKYNNRLTLTLQF
- the LOC130958190 gene encoding stress-induced protein KIN2-like, with translation MDSNRAAFNAGQAKGQAQEKCENMIDRASDSAQSAKESMQEAGQQMKAKAQGAAEAVKDATGMNK